Proteins found in one Neurospora crassa OR74A linkage group II, whole genome shotgun sequence genomic segment:
- a CDS encoding seryl-tRNA synthetase has translation MRLSRLAMRPYTCLQCLTRTRPVFRRPTTTTSIQTPRIASLHNSSRFLQQQQQQQSSDSPAAASRPSIAPKPVVDIKHIRQNPDLYAQNCIDRNYHQQASYPQRINDLHAQWQAKQREARSLRERSNILRRQLTDPGSIRDENADTIAAGTKFLTRDELIAEARKLKSLLSTIEAEETRILSEIESLALAIPNLTSEESPRGPEPKLLSLINEHPEPVPSASDRVWRSHVHIGNELGLLDFASAGTTSGWGWYFLLDEAAQLEQALIAYALDLAVRSGWRQVSPPSMVYSHIASACGFQPRDQNGETQIYALAQSADDAARGKPELSMAGTSEIPLAGMHASKMLLCPGDISEFSPLKYVAVSRCYRAEAGSRGLETKGLYRVHEFTKVELFGWTYPSLDSATDVFNEIVDLQTDLLSSLGLHCRVLEMPTHDLGASATRKIDIEAFFPSRRERNEGWGEVTSASICTDYQARRLATRLKGEDGKMIEGGYPFTVNGTAMAVPRVLAALLENGWDEETGTVVIPEVLRGWMGGKERIGPKPPTKKGLGVGV, from the coding sequence ATGAGACTGTCGCGACTGGCCATGCGGCCCTACACCTGTCTTCAATGCCTCACCCGGACACGCCCCGTCTTCCGTCgacctactactactacctctatacaAACACCGCGCATCGCTTCCCTCCATAACAGCTCCCGCTTCcttcaacagcaacaacaacaacaatcctCAGACTCCCCAGCTGCTGCTTCTCGACCAAGCATAGCCCCCAAGCCCGTCGTCGATATCAAGCACATCCGCCAAAACCCAGACCTCTACGCCCAAAACTGCATCGACCGCAACTATCACCAACAAGCCTCCTACCCACAACGCATCAACGACCTCCACGCCCAATGGCAAGCGAAGCAGCGTGAGGCTCGCTCTCTGCGTGAACGCTCCAATATCCTGCGCCGCCAGCTCACCGACCCCGGTTCCATCCGCGACGAAAATGCCGACACCATCGCCGCGGGCACCAAGTTCCTGACGAGGGACGAACTCATTGCCGAAGCCCGCAAGCTCAAGTCCCTCCTCTCGACCATCGAAGCCGAAGAAACACGTATTCTATCCGAGATCGAGTCCCTCGCCCTGGCCATCCCCAACCTCACCTCGGAAGAATCCCCCCGGGGCCCCGAACCCAAACTTCTGTCCTTGATCAACGAACACCCCGAACCCGTCCCTTCGGCCTCCGACCGCGTCTGGCGTTCCCACGTTCACATTGGCAACGAGCTGGGTCTTCTCGACTTCGCCTCCGCCGGTACCACCTCCGGCTGGGGTTGGTACTTCCTCCTTGACGAAGCTGCCCAGCTCGAGCAAGCACTCATCGCCTACGCCCTCGACCTCGCCGTGCGCTCCGGCTGGCGCCAAGTCAGCCCGCCCTCCATGGTCTACTCGCACATCGCCTCGGCCTGCGGTTTCCAGCCGCGCGACCAGAACGGCGAAACGCAGATCTATGCCCTCGCCCAATCTGCCGACGACGCCGCCCGCGGCAAGCCCGAGCTCTCCATGGCCGGCACCTCAGAGATCCCGCTCGCGGGCATGCACGCCTCCAAAATGCTTCTCTGCCCCGGCGACATCTCCGAGTTTTCTCCCCTGAAATACGTCGCCGTCTCGCGCTGCTACCGTGCCGAAGCCGGCTCCCGCGGCCTCGAGACCAAGGGCTTGTATCGCGTGCACGAGTTCACCAAAGTCGAGCTCTTTGGGTGGACGTACCCCTCTCTCGACTCGGCGACCGACGTGTTCAACGAGATCGTCGACTTGCAAACCGACCTCTTGTCTTCCCTCGGTCTGCACTGCCGCGTGCTAGAGATGCCCACGCACGACCTCGGCGCTTCGGCCACGCGCAAGATTGACATTGAGGCCTTTTTCCCCAGCAGGAGGGAACGCAACGAAGGGTGGGGCGAGGTCACGAGCGCGAGCATATGCACTGATTATCAGGCTAGAAGGCTGGCGACGAGGCTAAAGGGCGAGGATGGCAAGATGATTGAGGGCGGTTATCCGTTTACGGTGAACGGGACGGCCATGGCGGTGCCGAGAGTGCTGGCCGCGTTGTTGGAGAATGGCTGGGACGAGGAGACTGGCACGGTGGTCATCCCCGAGGTGTTGAGGGGGTGGATGGGTGGGAAGGAGAGAATTGGGCCCAAGCCGCCGACTAAGAAGGGGTTAGGAGTTGGTGTTTAG